A window of Plasmodium cynomolgi strain B DNA, scaffold: 0144, whole genome shotgun sequence contains these coding sequences:
- a CDS encoding hypothetical protein (putative): MTYPNYLLKRNKTEILDVTTDVDLGCLGVNDDIEDELRRKFSKLDSSNGIDDIRQKCEEINNSL, translated from the exons ATGACTTATCCAAATTATTTActaaaacgaaataaaacgGAAATTCT AGATGTAACTACTGATGTTGACCTAGGCTGCTTAGGTGTAAATGATGATATTGAAGATGAACTTCGTCGTAAATTTTCGAAATTGGACAGTTCAAATGGTATTGATGACATTCGTCagaaatgtgaagaaataaataattctttatgA